A segment of the Bradyrhizobium sp. CCBAU 53340 genome:
TGACCGAACGCGCCAGCACTGCCGACGCCAGCGCCGCGAGCACCGCGCCGATGGCAAGGCCAATGATCAGGTGCCGCAGCGTGGACTCGACCGGCCCGAGAAACTCGGCCTCCGGGATCACCGTTGCCAGCGACCAGCCCGGAAACGGCAGCGGCGTCAGCGCGACTTCATAGGCCGCGCCTTTCGCAGTGAGCCGGCTTCGCCAGGCCTCCTTGCGGCCGGCCTCTCCTGCTTTCGCGAGTGCCGTCCGCGCCAGCGGCAACAACGCGGTATCGCCCTTGGCCGAATGCAGCTCGTCGGCGTCCTTGTCCGGCGCAGCGACGAGCTCGCCGCTGTCGTCGATGATGAAAGCCGTTCCCGTGCGCCCGACTTCGAGCTGTGACAGGAAGCGCGCAAGCCTTGTATATTCGATGATGACGGCGAGAACACCCTGTCGCTCCTGGTAGACGTCGATCGGTCCCGCAAAGGCGATCGACGGCCGCTGGCCGGTCGGATGGTCCACGACGCGGAACCATTGCGGGTCATCCGCGGCCAGCCCGGCCTTGAACCAGGCCTGATCGGCGACGCGGAATCCGGTCGGCTCGAAGCGACGATTGGCAAATTCGATATCGCCGGGCACCACGTCATATTCATCCACGCGACGCTCGCCCGGATGATCGGTCAGCGAAATCTCCATCATCTCCAGGCGCCGGTCTCCGAGCTTGTGCGCGGCGAAGAACGAGCCATCAGGCCAGCCGAAGGCAACCCATGAAATCGTCGTCTGCGATTGCAACTGCGACAGGAACACGAACTCGCGCTTGTCGGCTTCGCGGGTATCGAGCACGTTCTGGAGGAACAGCGTGCGAATCGCGGTGTGCGCGGCGCGCGCCTCGTCGACGATGGCCGCGACCTCCTTGCGCACCGCCGCCACGATCTGCTCGTTGATGGTGGAGGCGAGCTGCCGGCTTGTCGCCTCAGCCGTTCGCCACCACAACAGGCTGGAGAGGGCTGCCGTCAGCAGGATGGCCGCCAGGACGAGTGCAGACACGGCAAGGCGGATACTGACGGTCATTCGTGCGATCGTCTGAAGCCGCTGCTCGGAAAAGTCCATCATCGCAGTTTCCGCCTGTGGCCGCCTGATAGCTTTACGCCCCGCGCGCCCGTTCGTTACCGCTCGCAAACCTCCGCCGATAAATCCAATGCTCGCCGGCTAGCGTGTCGATAGAGCCAAGGCATTGGATTTAGGCGGACGCTTGCCCGCTAATCCTGCTTCAAGCGCACCACAAATGCGCTTGACCAATAGGTCTCACAGACTCGTGAGCGGTCCGGCGGTAACGGGGCCTCCGTACCGAGCGAACCAGACCATGCGCTTTCGCCTGCCAGGCGATGTACCCCAAAAGGAGAATCCTGATGTCCGTCAAACTTGCCGTCACCACGCTCGCTCTCGCCGGCGCCATGTCGACCGCGCTTGCGACCCTCGCCGCCGCCGCCCCGCTGACCAAGGCCGAAGCCGATGCCGCCGTGGCCGCCAAGAAAGAGAAGTGTTTTGGCGTCGCCCTGAAGGGCCAGAACGATTGCGCCGCCGGGCCAGGCACGACCTGCCAGGGCACCTCGACCGCCGACTTCCAGGGTAACGCCTGGAAATTCGTCCAAGGCGGCACCTGCACCAGCATCGAGTTGCCGGGCGGCAAGAAGGGCTCGCTGAAGCCGGTCTGACGCGGTCGAACCGACCTTCACCCTACACCAAGGAAACGGAGCAGCATCATGATCACGGCCACCAAGCCAGCCCCCGTGCCGCTCCGCTTCTCGCCGCCAATCGGCGGTCTCGCCGGGACCAGCTTCAAGCACGAGCACCTCGCGACCATCCTCGCCAATGGTCCGCAACGCGGCTTCTTCGAGGTTCATGCCGAGAACTACATGGGCGCGGGCGGACCGCCGCACCGCGCGATAGAGGCGATCCGCCGCGACCATCCGCTCTCGCTGCACGGCGTCTGCATGTCGATCGGCGGACCGCAGCCGCTGGACAAGGCACATCTGGCTCGCTTCCGCGGCCTGGTGGCGCGCTATCAGCCGGCCATGGTGTCCGAGCATCTCGCTTGGTCGACGCATGAGACCAGCTTCTTCAACGACCTGCTGCCGCTGCCTTATACCGAGGCGACGCTGCGCCAGGTCTGCGATCACATCGACCAGATGCAGGAGGCGATCAGGCGTCCCATCCTGCTGGAGAACCCGTCGACCTATCTTGCTTTCGCCGAGACGACGATGAGCGAGACCGATTTCATCCGCAGCGTCGCCGCGCGCACCGGATGCGGCTTGCTGCTCGATATCAACAATGTGTTCGTCTCCGCTACCAATCATGGATTTTCTGCGCTCGACTATCTCGCCGATTTTCCACTCTCGCGCGTTGGCGAAATTCACCTTGCAGGGCACGACGAGCAGGCGGACGACGATGGCGAGCCGCTCCTGATCGACAGCCATGACGGCCCGGTCGCAGACGCCGTGTGGAAGCTCTACGAGATCGTGATCGCACGCTGTGGCGCAGTGCCGACGCTGATCGAATGGGACTCCAACATTCCGGACTGGCCGGTCTTGCAAGCAGAAGCCGCCGCCGCACAGGCGATCCTCGATCGCTGCGAAATCGCCAGGACCGCGGAGGGCCGTCATGCTGCCTGAACCAGTCGTCTCCTTTGCCGCGGCCTTCGCGCCGGCGCTACTGGATCCCACGCGCGCCACGCCGCCGGCCGTGACCGGCCCGAACGGCCGGGCCGCCGGAAAGCGCTACGATGTCTATCGCAATAACGTCACGGTGAGCCTGATCGACGCGCTCGCCGCAATCTATCCGGCGGTGCAGCGCATCACCGGCACGGACTTCTTCCGCGCCATGGCGCGTTTCCATGTTCGCGAGAGCCCGCCGACCTCGCCGCTGCTGTTCGAATATGGCCGCGCCTTTCCGGACTTCATCGCGCGGTACGAGCACGCGCAGGCCATGCCCTGGCTCGCCGATGTCGCCCGCATCGAGCGGGCCTGGCTCGATGCCTACCACGCGCACGATGCGGCGCCGCTGGCGCCGGTTCAGCTCGCGGCAATCGCGCCGGAGCGACTGGCCGATCTGATTTTCAAACCGCACCCCGCAGCGCAGATCGTGCGCTCGGAATTTTCCGCGGTGACGATCTTTGCCGCCAACCGCGACAGCGCGCCCATGAGCCGCATTGACGCCTCGAAGGCGGAAGATGCGCTGATCACGCGGCCGGGATTCGATGTCATCGTGCGACACTTGCCTCCCGGCGGCGCGGTCTTCGCGATCTGCCTGGTGCAAGGCCGGCCGCTCGGCGAGGCCGCTGCATCCGCGCTGGCGGCATCGCCCGATTTCGACATTGCAGCCAACATTGCCGGCCTGACCGAGGCCGGCGCATTCACCTCGATTGCCTTCGGAGACGCATGATGATCACGGACCAACGCATGTCGGCAGTTGGAAGCCTGCCGCCGCTCGGGTTGCTCGTCGATAGGGCCAATCATCTGGTGCAGACGATCGCCACCCCCTCACTGGTCCAGCTCGTGCTGCGGCTGGCGCTGGCCGTGCCGTTCTGGCGCTCCGGCATCCTGAAATGGGGCGGCTTCCTCAAGTTGAACGACACCGCGGTGACGCTGTTCACCGACGAATTCATGCTGCACCTACCTGGAGGCCCCTATCACTATCCTGCACCCGCAGCGATGGCCTTTCTCTCCGGATGCGGCGAGATCGCGTTTCCGATCCTGCTCGTCCTCGGCCTCGGCACGCGGTTCGCTGCGCTGGGCCTTCTGTTCATGACGGTGATCGTCGAGCTTACGGTGCCCGACGGCTGGCCGTTGCATATCACCTGGGCGGCGATGGCCCTGGGCATCATGGCCTATGGTCCGGGGCGCATCGCGCTGGACCATTTGATCGGCCGGTCGCTCTCGCCCGAGCAATAGGCGCCTCACATCCCGCTCAGCCCACTATCGACCGCCAGCGTCTGCGCGGTGACGTAGACGCTTTCGTCCGACAGGAAGAAGAGCACCGCATAGCCGATCTCCCAGGCGGTGGCTTGACGGCCGAAGGGGATGTGGCCCTTGCCGCGGCTGGGGCGGCCGGCGCCGGCTTCGCGGCCGTTGGGGGTGTCGACGAGGCCGGGATAGACGAGGTTGGCGCGGATGCCGCGGCGTGCGCCGAGATGGGCGATGTTGCGCATCAGGCCGCCAAGCGCGGCTTTGGAGGAATCATACACCGCCATCTGCGATCCCGCTTTCAGGGCAGCGATGGAGGAGATGAAGACAATGGAGCCACCGTTGTCGAAACCCGGCATCGCGGCGCGGCAGCACAGCATGGGACCGCGGACATTGACGTCGTAGACCCCATTCCATTCCTCTGGACTGACATTGTCGAGCCCGACCTTGCCGAAGGTGCCGATGTTCAGCACCATGCCGTCGAGCCCGCCCATGGCGCGATGCGCTTCCTCGATCATGCGCTGAACGTCGGCCTCTGACGTGACGTCGGCCGCAATGGCAAAGCCCTCACCGCCTTCGTCGGTGATGCGCTTCACCGTCTGCTGCGCGGCGCCGTGGTTGAGATCGGCCACCGCGACCTTCGCGCCCTCGCGTGCGCACAAGATGCTCATGGCACGGCCGTTGCCGATCGGATCGGTCGCGGCGTCGAACACGCGCTGGCCGCCGCCGACGATCAGGACGCGGCGTCCCTTCAAGCGTCCCCTGCCCGCCGCTTCGCCAAGCGATTCCGCACTCGGCGGGCGAACGTACCGTTCCGGCTTGCCATCGGCTTCCGTCATCGCGCCGCCCTACGTCTTGCCGCTGTCATAGACCTTCATGCCGGCCGCAGGATCGAGATCGGTCTCGGTCGCCTCGGTGACGCGCGCCATCATCATGTAGAATCCGAGCGCGACGATGGATTCCACGATCTCCTGATCGCTGAAATGTTTTCGCGCGGCAGTGAAGGTCGGCTCGGGCACGCGGACGCTCTCGACCACCTCGCGGCCGAACTTCAGCAGCGCGCGCTCGGCTTCGTTCAGCGCCGCGGCATCGTAGTCACGGCGCTCGACCGCATCGACCTGGGCTTGCGTGCAGCCGACGCCGAGTGCGATCGGCACGTGCTGGCGCCACTCATAGGCGCCGCCTTCGAGCTGCGCGGCCTGGAGGATCAGGAGCTCGCGGTTGACGGCCGAGAGCTTCTGCTTGTGCAGGATCGAATTGCCGAGCCGCATCGCCGGGATCATGTTGGCCTCGGCATGGGCCATCATGCGGAAGATGTTGAGCTTGACCGGCATGCGGTCGAACGAGGCGCGGATGTCGCCGCTCGTCGTCTCCGGATCAATCAGGGGCAGCCTTGCCATGGTTCACTCCCTTGGTTTTTCTCTTCTTGTTGCCGTGGCTCCTGCCATCCGCCGCAATCAGCGACAGGAAGAAGGCGAGATAACGGTCAATCGCCTCGATCACCCTCGGCCGCGGCGACGGCGCCGCGCCCATCACGTAATGCTCGAGCCTGATATAGATGAGCCCGGCCGCGAACAGCCGCGCGGTCTCGCGCGGATCGGGCGTCGAGACCAGGCCGGCCAGCGCAAAGCCGCGAAAATAATCCGTCATCAGGCGCTGCTCGCGGTCGTAAAAGTGGTCGGCGAATTTGGCGCGGATGCCGGGCACGCGGTTACGCTCCGCGGTGATGACCTTCTGGAACTGGTGTTCGCGCGGATCGGACCATTGCTCGACGAGGTCCAATGCGAACTGCCGGCAGAACGCGGCGGGCTGGTGCGCCAGCTGCCTGTAGCGCGGCGCCTCCAGCCGGCTCGCCGAGCTCGCAGGGCCATGCTCGCTGACGATCGCTTCCAGGATCGCGGCCTTGCCGGAAAAGTGGTTGTAGAGGCTGCTCTCACGAATGCCGACGCGGCGCGCCAGCTCACGCATCGAGGCGCCGCCATAGCCGCTCTGTGCAAACAGATTGAGCGCTTCGTTGAGGATGCGCTCGCGGGTGGTGGGCGCGGCCGCTTCCGCCGCGCTGGTGGTGTGAACAGCCATCAGGATTGACTAACGAACGATCGTTCGTTAGTCAATCGGGCGACTTTCAACTCCGCGCATTCGAAACGTGGAGGGCATCAGGGAGACGACGTCATGGCGCGCTTCGCCCCGCGACATCAACGCACGCGACGTCGCAGCCTGGAAACAGGTTGCCAAGGACGCCGGCATCGAGGTGAAATGAGCAGGAACGTGGCGCGAAGCCTGCGTGCGGCCATCCTTCGAGACGCCCGCCTCCGGCGGGCCCTCAGGTTGAGGTCCCGTTTTGCGGCGAGATATCAGACCCTCATGGTGAGGAGCCCGCCAAAGCGGGCGTCTCGAACCATGCAGGCCGAGCTCGTCCGGCAGCCCTCCGCTGTCATGTACCATGGAAAGGGAGCGCGGGCATGAGCCGCATCTTCGGCGCGGTGCGCCAGAACGGATATGTGGTGCGGGACATTCACGCCGCGATGAAGCACTGGATCGAGGTGATGGGCGTCGGCCCCTGGTACTACATGGACCGCGTCACGACCGACTGGTTCCGTCATCGCGGCCAGGACTCCGTGGTCGAGATGAGCATCGCGCTGGCCAATTCCGGCGATCTCCAGATCGAACTGATCCAGCAGCGCAATGACGCGCCCTCGCTGTACAAGGAGTTTCTGGTTGCCGGGCACGAAGGCCTCCAGCACATGTCCTATTGGAGCCGCGACTATCAGGCGCTCTACGACAGGGCCCTCGGGCTCGGCTACAGGATCGGCCACGAGGGCCAGATCGGCGGCGACAAGGGACGTTTTGCCTATTTCGACACGCAGGCGCATCCAGGCACGATCGTCGAGATCTCCGACATCAGCGGCACCAAGGGCCCGTTCTTCGAGAAGGTGCGGCTGGCGGCCTTGAGCTGGGACGGCACGCGGCCGATCCGCGAGGTCGGCGGCAGGACGACGTAGCATCACGCCGTTGCCGGACCGACGATTTATGGTAGCGTATTGCCTCCCGTCCCAGAGTTCAGCGAGGCAGGCATGTCTGCGACTGACAAGGTTTTCGCCGGCTCGGTCCCGAAACTCTACGACGAATATCTCGTCCCGCTGATCTTCTCCGTATATGCCGACGACCTAGCCAGGCGCGTCGCTGCGCTGTCGCCCTCGGACCTGCTCGAAATCGCCGCCGGCACCGGAGCGGTCACGCGGGCCGTGGCAGCGCTCTTGCCTGCCGGTGTCCGCTACACCGCGACCGATCTCAACGAGCCGATGCTCGCGGTGGCCAAGCAGCGTCAAGGTGAAGATCCCCGCATGACCTGGCGCCAGGCCGATGCGCTGACCCTGCCGTTCGACGATTCCGTATTCGACGTCGTCTGCTGCCAGTTCGGTGCCATGTTCTTTCCCGACCGCAGCCAAGGCTACGCCGAGGCGAAGCGGGTGTTGAAACCGACCGGAACGTATCTGTTCAGCGTCTGGGATCGCATCGAGGACAATGTCTTCGCGGATGACGCGACGACCACGCTCGGCAAGATGTTTCCCGACAATCCGCCGCGCTTCATGGCGCGGACGCCACACGGCTATCACGACAAGGCGGTCATCAAGGCCGACCTCGAACGCGGAGGTTTCAAGGACATCTCGATCGAAACGCTGACGGCGACGAGCTGCGGGCCCTCGGCGGAATACGTCGCGATCGCCTACTGCCAGGGAACGCCGCTGCGCGGCGAGATCGAGGCCAGGGATGCAAACAAGCTCGAGGCCGCAACCGACGCCGTTGCCGAGACGATCCGGAAGCGCCACGGCTCCGGACCAGTCGAGGCCAAGATTCAGGCCCTGGTGATCACGGCACGGCCGTAGTGGGAGAGCCGCTATGCTCCGACGTCACGCCTACCAGAAGCTCCGCATCGTCGGCTGGGTCGATTGATAGTACTGGTACTGTCCGCCGCGCCGACGCGGATTGACCGGTTGCACATACGGATCGCGCGGCTGGAAGAAGAAGCCGAAGCCGTTGCCGCCATTGTCCCAGCCATCGTCGCTGGCAATCGCCATCG
Coding sequences within it:
- a CDS encoding DoxX family protein, whose protein sequence is MITDQRMSAVGSLPPLGLLVDRANHLVQTIATPSLVQLVLRLALAVPFWRSGILKWGGFLKLNDTAVTLFTDEFMLHLPGGPYHYPAPAAMAFLSGCGEIAFPILLVLGLGTRFAALGLLFMTVIVELTVPDGWPLHITWAAMALGIMAYGPGRIALDHLIGRSLSPEQ
- a CDS encoding DNA-binding domain-containing protein — its product is MLPEPVVSFAAAFAPALLDPTRATPPAVTGPNGRAAGKRYDVYRNNVTVSLIDALAAIYPAVQRITGTDFFRAMARFHVRESPPTSPLLFEYGRAFPDFIARYEHAQAMPWLADVARIERAWLDAYHAHDAAPLAPVQLAAIAPERLADLIFKPHPAAQIVRSEFSAVTIFAANRDSAPMSRIDASKAEDALITRPGFDVIVRHLPPGGAVFAICLVQGRPLGEAAASALAASPDFDIAANIAGLTEAGAFTSIAFGDA
- a CDS encoding SDR family NAD(P)-dependent oxidoreductase, which encodes MTEADGKPERYVRPPSAESLGEAAGRGRLKGRRVLIVGGGQRVFDAATDPIGNGRAMSILCAREGAKVAVADLNHGAAQQTVKRITDEGGEGFAIAADVTSEADVQRMIEEAHRAMGGLDGMVLNIGTFGKVGLDNVSPEEWNGVYDVNVRGPMLCCRAAMPGFDNGGSIVFISSIAALKAGSQMAVYDSSKAALGGLMRNIAHLGARRGIRANLVYPGLVDTPNGREAGAGRPSRGKGHIPFGRQATAWEIGYAVLFFLSDESVYVTAQTLAVDSGLSGM
- a CDS encoding carboxymuconolactone decarboxylase family protein, which encodes MARLPLIDPETTSGDIRASFDRMPVKLNIFRMMAHAEANMIPAMRLGNSILHKQKLSAVNRELLILQAAQLEGGAYEWRQHVPIALGVGCTQAQVDAVERRDYDAAALNEAERALLKFGREVVESVRVPEPTFTAARKHFSDQEIVESIVALGFYMMMARVTEATETDLDPAAGMKVYDSGKT
- a CDS encoding VOC family protein; the protein is MSRIFGAVRQNGYVVRDIHAAMKHWIEVMGVGPWYYMDRVTTDWFRHRGQDSVVEMSIALANSGDLQIELIQQRNDAPSLYKEFLVAGHEGLQHMSYWSRDYQALYDRALGLGYRIGHEGQIGGDKGRFAYFDTQAHPGTIVEISDISGTKGPFFEKVRLAALSWDGTRPIREVGGRTT
- a CDS encoding DUF692 family multinuclear iron-containing protein, producing MITATKPAPVPLRFSPPIGGLAGTSFKHEHLATILANGPQRGFFEVHAENYMGAGGPPHRAIEAIRRDHPLSLHGVCMSIGGPQPLDKAHLARFRGLVARYQPAMVSEHLAWSTHETSFFNDLLPLPYTEATLRQVCDHIDQMQEAIRRPILLENPSTYLAFAETTMSETDFIRSVAARTGCGLLLDINNVFVSATNHGFSALDYLADFPLSRVGEIHLAGHDEQADDDGEPLLIDSHDGPVADAVWKLYEIVIARCGAVPTLIEWDSNIPDWPVLQAEAAAAQAILDRCEIARTAEGRHAA
- a CDS encoding DUF2282 domain-containing protein, whose product is MSVKLAVTTLALAGAMSTALATLAAAAPLTKAEADAAVAAKKEKCFGVALKGQNDCAAGPGTTCQGTSTADFQGNAWKFVQGGTCTSIELPGGKKGSLKPV
- a CDS encoding class I SAM-dependent methyltransferase, with protein sequence MSATDKVFAGSVPKLYDEYLVPLIFSVYADDLARRVAALSPSDLLEIAAGTGAVTRAVAALLPAGVRYTATDLNEPMLAVAKQRQGEDPRMTWRQADALTLPFDDSVFDVVCCQFGAMFFPDRSQGYAEAKRVLKPTGTYLFSVWDRIEDNVFADDATTTLGKMFPDNPPRFMARTPHGYHDKAVIKADLERGGFKDISIETLTATSCGPSAEYVAIAYCQGTPLRGEIEARDANKLEAATDAVAETIRKRHGSGPVEAKIQALVITARP
- a CDS encoding TetR/AcrR family transcriptional regulator; the protein is MAVHTTSAAEAAAPTTRERILNEALNLFAQSGYGGASMRELARRVGIRESSLYNHFSGKAAILEAIVSEHGPASSASRLEAPRYRQLAHQPAAFCRQFALDLVEQWSDPREHQFQKVITAERNRVPGIRAKFADHFYDREQRLMTDYFRGFALAGLVSTPDPRETARLFAAGLIYIRLEHYVMGAAPSPRPRVIEAIDRYLAFFLSLIAADGRSHGNKKRKTKGVNHGKAAPD
- a CDS encoding adenylate/guanylate cyclase domain-containing protein, whose protein sequence is MMDFSEQRLQTIARMTVSIRLAVSALVLAAILLTAALSSLLWWRTAEATSRQLASTINEQIVAAVRKEVAAIVDEARAAHTAIRTLFLQNVLDTREADKREFVFLSQLQSQTTISWVAFGWPDGSFFAAHKLGDRRLEMMEISLTDHPGERRVDEYDVVPGDIEFANRRFEPTGFRVADQAWFKAGLAADDPQWFRVVDHPTGQRPSIAFAGPIDVYQERQGVLAVIIEYTRLARFLSQLEVGRTGTAFIIDDSGELVAAPDKDADELHSAKGDTALLPLARTALAKAGEAGRKEAWRSRLTAKGAAYEVALTPLPFPGWSLATVIPEAEFLGPVESTLRHLIIGLAIGAVLAALASAVLARSVIAAPLSRVVGELRHVEAFALEQVRRHPSRLKEIASLSGAIAEMAAGLSAFRKFIPADLVRALLRQGVEARPGGSIQELSVMFIDIAGFTGLSERLGDRVVPLLSRYLDVTSEIIVANGGTIDKFIGDAVMAFWGAPQPQADHAVRCCRAALACRRAIEQSGLTDDLGQPLQIRIGINSGRMLVGNIGSELRLNYTVIGDAVNVASRLEGANKTFGTQILIGETTERLARGTIVTREIDSIAVYGREEGLSVYELLGIVGDGAVAAGWVEDYERGLANYRARGFAAALADFDAVLKQRGQDRPAELMRERCRQLAASAPDAAWKPVAALASK